From Pseudobdellovibrionaceae bacterium, a single genomic window includes:
- a CDS encoding CinA family protein, whose product MSQSLQHQVIAAFKKRQWTLGFAESCTGGLVSYQAAQIPGVSEIYKGAVVSYSSLVKEEVLAVPYALLKTHSAESAPVAKMMAEGARQVLNVHVALSVTGLAGPSGGTASKPVGLVFIAVVGPGFEKVERHIFTGSNGKTLSREEIQQEAAKRAWALLDEVLQN is encoded by the coding sequence TTGTCACAGTCTTTACAACATCAAGTCATTGCCGCTTTTAAGAAAAGACAATGGACTTTGGGTTTTGCTGAAAGCTGCACGGGGGGACTTGTGTCCTATCAGGCGGCTCAAATCCCTGGAGTTTCTGAAATTTATAAGGGTGCGGTGGTGTCCTATAGCAGCTTGGTCAAAGAAGAAGTTTTGGCCGTGCCTTATGCTCTGCTCAAAACCCACAGTGCAGAGAGCGCGCCAGTGGCTAAAATGATGGCAGAAGGGGCAAGGCAAGTGCTGAATGTGCATGTGGCACTCAGTGTTACAGGCCTTGCGGGTCCGAGTGGCGGTACAGCGTCAAAGCCTGTGGGCTTAGTTTTCATTGCTGTGGTTGGTCCAGGCTTTGAAAAGGTTGAAAGACATATCTTTACAGGCTCTAATGGTAAGACCCTTTCTCGCGAAGAGATACAACAAGAAGCCGCAAAGCGAGCATGGGCCTTATTAGACGAAGTTTTACAAAATTAA
- a CDS encoding 50S ribosomal protein L11 methyltransferase, whose amino-acid sequence MQTYFEVLLNGVKATDEEYISSVLFELGAEGITQNLKFIQIAEDFNPEIIDEEEVNLVAYFSKAISTEDLSSLKDHCKQIDLKEEEQKDWLEEWKKHYKAFAIVEGYWVVPSWLESPVADTHTIRINPGLAFGTGTHPTTQLVAQLIYDEMAINGKTFTHSLDLGAGTGILSILMARLGVQRGVATEIDPMAREKCVENLELNQLAERFVVDDENYIFKVTEPYPIVVANIIDGVLLKLRDAILPSFSDTLIVSGILDERNPRFVKEFIEGGSLTVVKSLRSQEWWAYVLKKS is encoded by the coding sequence ATGCAGACTTACTTTGAAGTTCTCCTAAACGGAGTAAAAGCCACAGATGAAGAGTACATCAGCTCAGTTCTTTTTGAATTGGGTGCTGAGGGTATCACTCAAAATTTAAAGTTCATTCAAATTGCCGAAGATTTTAATCCTGAAATCATTGATGAAGAAGAGGTCAATCTCGTGGCCTACTTTTCAAAAGCGATCAGCACAGAAGACCTTTCTTCTTTAAAAGATCACTGTAAACAGATTGATCTGAAGGAAGAGGAACAAAAGGACTGGTTAGAAGAGTGGAAAAAACATTATAAAGCCTTTGCAATTGTGGAGGGCTATTGGGTGGTGCCTTCATGGTTAGAATCACCTGTGGCAGACACTCATACGATTCGTATCAACCCAGGTTTGGCATTTGGAACGGGAACCCATCCCACGACTCAGCTGGTTGCGCAATTGATCTATGATGAGATGGCTATAAATGGAAAAACTTTTACTCACTCCTTAGACTTGGGTGCGGGCACGGGGATTTTAAGCATACTTATGGCCCGCCTTGGGGTGCAGAGAGGCGTGGCCACAGAAATTGATCCTATGGCCAGAGAGAAGTGTGTAGAAAACCTAGAACTCAACCAGTTGGCAGAACGCTTTGTCGTGGATGATGAAAATTATATTTTTAAAGTGACAGAACCTTATCCTATTGTTGTGGCCAATATTATTGATGGAGTCCTATTAAAACTTCGTGATGCCATCCTTCCTTCATTCAGTGATACGTTGATTGTTTCAGGAATTTTGGATGAAAGAAATCCTCGATTTGTAAAAGAGTTTATCGAAGGTGGATCTTTGACAGTGGTGAAGAGTTTGCGCTCGCAGGAGTGGTGGGCCTACGTATTAAAAAAATCATGA
- a CDS encoding phosphatidylglycerophosphatase A, whose translation MQHNQKSSSDVDYIKIFVTFGGLGCIPKAPGTWGSLGTIPFVILLAALGAEIYMVLTLLFLALSLWITAMYLHKNPDNQDPKEVVVDEVVGILVTFFLVPVTPLALLVGFLMFRVLDILKPPPISIFDKKVPGAAGVMSDDIVAGFIANMLFHFLILPNGWLNGWPIG comes from the coding sequence ATGCAACACAATCAAAAATCATCTTCAGACGTAGATTATATCAAGATCTTTGTCACCTTTGGAGGACTGGGTTGTATCCCTAAAGCTCCTGGGACTTGGGGCAGCTTAGGCACGATTCCGTTTGTGATTCTTTTGGCGGCTCTTGGTGCTGAGATTTATATGGTTCTTACTTTGCTGTTTTTGGCTCTGTCATTGTGGATCACAGCCATGTACTTGCATAAAAATCCTGACAACCAAGACCCCAAAGAGGTGGTTGTGGATGAAGTGGTGGGGATTTTGGTCACTTTTTTTCTGGTCCCTGTGACTCCTCTTGCGCTTTTGGTGGGTTTTTTAATGTTTCGTGTTTTAGACATTTTAAAACCACCACCTATTTCTATTTTTGATAAAAAAGTACCAGGGGCCGCGGGAGTGATGAGTGATGACATTGTCGCGGGCTTTATTGCCAATATGCTATTTCATTTCCTGATTTTGCCCAATGGGTGGTTAAATGGGTGGCCTATAGGTTAA
- a CDS encoding flagellar biosynthesis anti-sigma factor FlgM, translating into MDLEKENQPKVVDLDEKRQREERLMRLQKMIDAGEYKVSAQEIADSWLSKENFDEIQEESESEERPSSPHLVIEKNSKTTEEP; encoded by the coding sequence ATGGACTTAGAAAAAGAGAACCAGCCTAAGGTCGTGGATTTGGATGAAAAAAGACAGCGTGAAGAGCGTCTTATGCGTTTACAAAAAATGATTGATGCTGGTGAGTACAAAGTTTCCGCTCAAGAGATTGCCGACTCGTGGCTATCCAAAGAAAATTTTGATGAGATACAAGAAGAGTCTGAGTCAGAAGAGAGACCATCCTCACCACATCTGGTGATTGAAAAAAATTCGAAAACTACAGAGGAGCCATGA
- the csrA gene encoding carbon storage regulator CsrA translates to MLVLTRKVGESIAIDDHIKIRVVQLKGKQVRLGIEAPRETKIHREEIYQSIQDENESAAKTDIEALRSASRQIKNT, encoded by the coding sequence ATGTTAGTTCTGACAAGGAAAGTTGGAGAATCTATAGCCATTGATGACCACATCAAAATTCGTGTGGTTCAGCTTAAAGGCAAACAGGTGCGTTTAGGCATCGAAGCTCCCCGCGAAACTAAAATCCACAGAGAAGAGATCTACCAATCCATTCAAGACGAAAACGAAAGTGCTGCCAAAACAGACATCGAAGCTCTTAGAAGCGCCTCGCGTCAAATTAAAAACACCTAA
- the fliW gene encoding flagellar assembly protein FliW: MIEIQSLVGTLKISEDDVVTFPEGLLGFSDFKKFVFITDPQDDVFMWLQSCDQKDIAFPVIEAGFVADMSQMQLTQYECEKLNITNAQEANFYCMVRVASEATGMTANLKAPIVINKREHMGYQFVLANQNLQVQYPVFDLLRNKVREDADLL; this comes from the coding sequence ATGATTGAGATTCAAAGCCTAGTGGGTACATTAAAAATATCAGAAGACGATGTTGTGACTTTTCCAGAAGGTCTTTTGGGTTTTTCTGATTTTAAAAAATTTGTATTTATCACTGATCCACAAGATGACGTTTTTATGTGGCTGCAAAGCTGCGATCAAAAAGACATTGCCTTTCCTGTGATTGAAGCGGGGTTTGTGGCAGACATGTCTCAAATGCAGTTGACACAATATGAGTGTGAGAAGCTCAACATTACAAACGCGCAAGAGGCCAATTTTTACTGTATGGTTCGAGTGGCTTCAGAAGCCACGGGCATGACAGCAAATTTAAAGGCTCCCATTGTAATAAATAAAAGGGAACACATGGGCTACCAGTTTGTTCTTGCCAATCAAAATCTGCAAGTGCAGTATCCAGTTTTTGATTTGCTAAGGAACAAAGTGCGTGAGGATGCAGACTTACTTTGA
- the recA gene encoding recombinase RecA, with translation MKDAQKNVSEKAKALDLAVAAIEKQFGKGSIMKLGGDAKIHDGISFISTGSLALDVGLGTGGLPKGRIVEIYGPESSGKTTLALSTIAQCQKNGGTVAFVDAEHALDINYAKKLGVNIEEMLVSQPDTGEQALEITETLVRSGAVDILVVDSVAALTPKAEIEGDMGDSHMGLQARLMSQALRKLTAVINRSNTMVIFINQIRMKIGVMFGNPETTTGGNALKFYSSVRLDVRRVGAIKNGEDVVGNRTAVKVVKNKLAPPFAKVEFDLMYNEGISLEGDIIDLAVQKNIIDKAGAWFSYEGERLGQGRENVKQFLKDNPAIREEVKSKVLSSYGIGANLEVSEATATDDAVVAEPNLDDMKDALAKESSKRAKKN, from the coding sequence ATGAAAGACGCTCAAAAAAATGTCTCAGAAAAAGCGAAGGCTTTAGATCTTGCAGTAGCTGCAATTGAAAAGCAATTTGGCAAAGGCTCAATCATGAAGCTTGGCGGAGACGCTAAAATTCATGACGGGATCTCTTTTATCAGTACAGGTTCTTTGGCCTTAGATGTGGGTCTTGGAACTGGCGGCCTACCTAAAGGACGTATCGTTGAAATTTATGGACCAGAAAGTTCGGGTAAAACCACTTTGGCGTTATCTACTATTGCTCAATGCCAAAAGAACGGGGGCACTGTGGCTTTCGTGGATGCCGAGCACGCTTTGGACATCAACTACGCTAAGAAATTAGGTGTGAACATCGAAGAAATGTTGGTCTCTCAACCTGACACAGGTGAACAAGCTCTAGAGATCACTGAAACTTTAGTTCGTTCAGGTGCAGTAGACATCTTAGTTGTGGACTCGGTTGCGGCTTTGACTCCGAAAGCAGAGATCGAAGGCGACATGGGTGACAGTCACATGGGTCTACAAGCGCGTTTAATGTCTCAGGCTTTAAGAAAATTAACTGCTGTGATCAATAGAAGTAACACCATGGTGATTTTCATTAACCAAATCCGTATGAAAATTGGTGTGATGTTTGGTAACCCTGAAACCACAACTGGTGGTAACGCTTTAAAGTTTTACTCTTCAGTGCGTTTAGATGTGCGCCGTGTGGGTGCCATTAAAAACGGTGAGGACGTAGTGGGCAACCGTACAGCTGTAAAAGTGGTAAAAAACAAACTGGCACCCCCATTTGCTAAAGTGGAATTTGATTTGATGTATAACGAAGGTATTTCTTTAGAAGGTGACATCATTGATCTTGCTGTTCAAAAAAATATCATTGATAAAGCGGGCGCATGGTTCAGCTATGAGGGTGAGCGTTTAGGTCAAGGCCGTGAAAACGTAAAACAATTCCTTAAAGACAACCCTGCTATCAGAGAAGAAGTAAAATCAAAAGTTTTATCTTCTTACGGAATTGGTGCCAACCTAGAAGTCAGCGAAGCTACGGCGACAGATGACGCCGTGGTGGCTGAGCCTAATTTAGATGACATGAAAGACGCACTGGCAAAAGAATCCAGCAAGCGCGCAAAGAAAAACTAA
- a CDS encoding lytic transglycosylase domain-containing protein — MNTVKAWPSLQFFHRMIFVKRLCISFFLIFSLAWTAEASVPSSKGFGDLGRRSQNETIRFDIPITYNSHVSKWVKYFQNSGRKWFQVWLDRSASYIPHIHRLLDKRNLPRDLAYLAMIESGYSSQAISSASAVGYWQFMLPTAKRYGLKHSWWIDERRDIIKSTWAASQYLNDLNKEFNSWYLAASAYNMGETRLRRLVKKYKSTDFWVLSKQRDFPKETRDYVPKLIAATMIAKAPHLYGFKAPDGKALEYNYFYVPGGTDLFRLAEHLKIERRALLKLNPELLHGIVPKEIPSHRIRIPLGSAKQVAAYINVRQGHL; from the coding sequence ATGAATACGGTAAAAGCGTGGCCTTCTTTGCAATTTTTTCATAGAATGATTTTTGTGAAACGGCTCTGCATCTCTTTCTTTTTGATCTTTAGCTTGGCTTGGACTGCTGAAGCCAGTGTGCCTTCGTCTAAAGGTTTTGGAGATTTAGGTCGTCGCTCTCAGAACGAAACCATTCGTTTTGACATTCCCATCACTTATAACAGTCATGTTTCTAAATGGGTGAAGTACTTTCAGAACAGCGGGCGAAAGTGGTTTCAAGTGTGGTTGGATCGCTCTGCCAGCTATATCCCTCACATTCATCGCCTGCTGGATAAAAGAAATTTACCTCGAGACTTGGCGTATCTGGCCATGATTGAAAGCGGTTACTCTTCACAAGCCATCAGCAGTGCCTCTGCTGTGGGATACTGGCAGTTCATGTTACCGACAGCTAAGCGGTATGGCTTAAAACATAGCTGGTGGATTGATGAGCGCCGAGACATCATCAAGAGCACTTGGGCCGCCTCTCAGTACCTCAATGATTTAAACAAAGAGTTCAACTCTTGGTACCTTGCTGCTTCGGCCTATAATATGGGGGAAACCCGTCTGCGTCGTTTAGTGAAAAAATACAAGTCCACCGACTTTTGGGTTCTGTCCAAACAACGCGACTTCCCTAAAGAGACTCGCGACTATGTGCCTAAACTGATTGCAGCCACCATGATTGCTAAAGCCCCTCACCTTTACGGTTTTAAAGCTCCAGATGGGAAAGCTTTAGAGTACAACTACTTCTATGTTCCAGGTGGCACAGACCTCTTTCGTTTAGCTGAACATTTAAAAATTGAACGACGAGCTTTGTTAAAACTCAACCCCGAACTTTTACACGGTATTGTGCCTAAAGAGATTCCTTCCCACCGCATCCGCATTCCCTTGGGTTCCGCCAAACAGGTTGCAGCATATATCAACGTGCGCCAAGGTCATTTATAA